The following proteins are co-located in the Hevea brasiliensis isolate MT/VB/25A 57/8 chromosome 11, ASM3005281v1, whole genome shotgun sequence genome:
- the LOC110662234 gene encoding uncharacterized protein LOC110662234, producing the protein MPRRKKIPNQESSMYGREHVVWTNEMDNVLINAMLEEDHKGNRPEGTWNSGAFDNMLQVLRAAFGPVIQKSNIKNRMKTLKRTFADGFAWNPVTKLFEATFDLWEQLIQEKPEARKWMHTPINNYDKLYELYVNQRATGEYAESAREKVRRWQREGSSSQIDLNDTFENVIMSDSEFNWANEVTDNNMNSPEPSLHSQGTSSRGSKCKVSMMEMLEKQYERLNSGIERVSKILERGNAIAEKSLAILESGRPHYYKEEELFTELELIGVHPDFVMTAYCYL; encoded by the exons ATGCCAAGGAGGAAAAAGATTCCAAACCAGGAAAGTTCAATGTATGGAAGAGAACATGTAGTATGGACAAATGAAATGGACAATGTGTTGATAAATGCTATGTTGGAAGAAGATCATAAAGGGAATCGACCTGAAGGAACATGGAATAGTGGAGCTTTTGACAATATGCTACAAGTGTTAAGGGCAGCATTTGGCCCTGTAATTCAAAAATCAAACATTAAGAATCGAATGAAGACCTTGAAGAGAACCTTTGCTGA TGGCTTTGCTTGGAATCCTGTAACAAAATTGTTTGAAGCTACTTTTGATCTTTGGGAGCAATTAATTCAG gaaAAACCGGAAGCACGCAAGTGGATGCATACACCAATTAATAATTATGACAAACTATATGAGCTTTATGTTAACCAAAGAGCTACAGGTGAATATGCAGAAAGTGCAAGAGAAAAGGTTAGACGCTGGCAACGGGAGGGAAGTTCAtctcaaattgatttgaatgacacatttgaaaatgtcataatgtCTGACAGTGAGTTCAATTGGGCTAATGAGGTCACTGATAACAATATGAATAGTCCTGAACCTTCACTTCATTCTCAGGGCACTTCTTCTAGAGGTTCTAAATGCAAAGTTTCAATGATGGAGATGTTAGAAAAGCAATATGAAAGGTTAAATAGTGGAATTGAAAGGGTGTCAAAAATCTTGGAAAGAGGAAATGCTATTGCAGAAAAGTCTCTTGCAATTCTTGAAAGTGGTCGACCCCATTATTATAAAGAGGAAGAGTTATTTACAGAGTTGGAATTAATAGGGGTCCATCCGGATTTCGTGATGACAGCTTATTGTTACCTTTAA